A genomic region of Rhodoflexus caldus contains the following coding sequences:
- a CDS encoding porin family protein yields MKNGLKKVTLLAALAVGAFTFGANAQDASTPEKQSSFILGVRTGVNVNDFSVSGTTKSTTALAGAQATVFAMYNVNSWVGMSLEAGFSQSGAARFTPGAGRVTATPGGTTTVVSGNLNDYRLSNVQANLLSYFKLPVLSVYEPKVFIGPSFDFNVHATNNVEGYRFGSPTKYRVDATNQFKAMDIGMIIGTGVDFDLKWATLMLDARYRHGFTDINNAYGQSANWIGNTDGSGYPLSLGNQDIRTRGLSFQVGLGFKL; encoded by the coding sequence ATGAAAAACGGTTTGAAAAAAGTTACTCTGTTGGCAGCCCTTGCCGTTGGTGCCTTCACTTTTGGCGCTAATGCACAAGACGCTTCTACACCTGAGAAGCAAAGCAGCTTTATTTTAGGGGTACGTACCGGCGTTAACGTGAACGATTTCTCAGTTTCTGGTACAACAAAATCTACTACTGCTCTGGCTGGTGCTCAGGCAACGGTATTTGCAATGTACAATGTAAACAGCTGGGTAGGCATGTCTCTTGAGGCAGGTTTCTCTCAGAGTGGTGCAGCTCGTTTTACTCCTGGTGCAGGTCGTGTAACTGCAACTCCCGGTGGTACTACTACAGTAGTTTCAGGTAACCTGAACGACTACCGCCTGAGCAACGTACAGGCTAACCTGTTGTCTTACTTCAAGCTCCCTGTACTGTCCGTATATGAGCCTAAAGTATTCATTGGCCCTTCTTTTGACTTCAACGTACACGCTACTAACAACGTAGAAGGTTACCGTTTCGGTTCTCCTACCAAGTATCGCGTTGATGCTACTAACCAATTCAAAGCTATGGATATCGGTATGATTATCGGTACCGGTGTTGATTTCGACCTGAAGTGGGCTACTTTGATGCTGGATGCACGCTATCGTCATGGCTTCACTGATATCAACAACGCTTATGGTCAATCTGCAAACTGGATTGGCAACACTGATGGCAGCGGCTATCCTTTGAGCCTTGGCAACCAAGATATTCGTACTCGCGGTTTGAGCTTCCAAGTTGGTTTGGGCTTCAAACTCTAA
- a CDS encoding OsmC family protein — MDNIMVHIGRDLYRTLLSNGRHEVIADEPPEFGGTDLGFSPSELLLSSLGACTGITLRMYADRKGWPLEEIKISLSFDYDKAAGKSIIGRNIELTGELDEEQRNRLLQIANACPIHKTLQNPIEINTQLTKL, encoded by the coding sequence ATGGATAACATAATGGTGCATATCGGGCGCGACTTGTATCGCACCCTGTTGAGTAATGGCAGACACGAAGTCATCGCCGATGAACCGCCCGAATTTGGCGGAACTGATTTGGGATTCAGCCCCAGTGAGTTGTTGCTTAGCTCTTTAGGGGCATGTACCGGCATCACGCTGCGGATGTATGCCGACCGCAAGGGCTGGCCATTGGAAGAGATAAAAATTTCGCTCAGTTTTGATTACGACAAGGCAGCAGGAAAGAGTATTATCGGCCGTAACATTGAGCTGACAGGCGAGCTGGACGAAGAACAACGCAATCGGCTGCTGCAAATTGCTAATGCCTGTCCGATTCATAAAACCTTACAAAATCCGATTGAGATTAATACGCAACTCACAAAACTATGA
- a CDS encoding class I SAM-dependent methyltransferase — protein sequence MGVIPSWKINAARWIRAIEQNEIVSRRLATNQAIIDAILSLQPKSVLDMGCGEGWLVRALTAHHIQSAGADAVEELIDYAAAKGTEQYFVASYEEILQGKLHGHRFDVLSFNFSLFEQELTANMLAFASNLLHDEGYIVIQTLHPINMPPEQPYVSHWEEDSWQGLSTGFDSPHRWYFRTIADWVDVITTGGFQLVKVAEPLHPQTQRPLSLILTGKYLKQ from the coding sequence ATGGGAGTTATACCTTCATGGAAAATCAATGCAGCCCGCTGGATTCGGGCAATTGAGCAGAATGAAATTGTCAGTCGCCGGTTAGCTACTAATCAGGCAATTATTGATGCCATCCTGTCGCTTCAGCCCAAGTCTGTATTAGATATGGGCTGTGGCGAAGGCTGGCTTGTGCGCGCATTGACGGCACATCATATTCAATCGGCAGGAGCGGACGCCGTTGAAGAACTGATAGATTATGCTGCTGCCAAAGGCACGGAGCAATACTTTGTTGCCTCTTATGAAGAAATTTTGCAGGGCAAATTACACGGGCACAGGTTTGATGTGCTTTCATTCAATTTTTCACTTTTTGAACAAGAACTGACAGCCAATATGCTGGCTTTTGCCTCCAATCTCTTGCATGATGAGGGATATATCGTTATACAAACGCTGCACCCAATCAACATGCCACCGGAACAACCGTATGTAAGCCATTGGGAGGAAGACAGCTGGCAAGGATTGAGCACGGGGTTTGACAGCCCGCACCGATGGTATTTTCGCACAATAGCCGATTGGGTGGATGTTATTACCACCGGTGGATTCCAATTGGTAAAAGTAGCTGAGCCTCTGCATCCTCAAACGCAAAGGCCACTTTCACTCATATTGACAGGAAAATATCTTAAACAATAA